In Pseudomonas coleopterorum, the genomic window GTTGACCTGCATCTGCAACTGCATCAACCCGAAGAAAGCGCCGAATACCTGTGCGCCATCCATGAACGCTTGTTGCGTGCGGCGCAGGACCCTCGGCTGCGGCCAACACTGCGCGAGGCCGCGCTGCGTCATGCCGGCAAGACCTACGCCGAGCTGCTCGGCTTCACTCGCCAGCATGGCGAATACCCCCGTACCCACCGGTTGCTGTGTGGCGCCGCCGACATCGACGTCGCGCCAGCGGTCACGCAATCCGATCACCTTCCCTACGGAGTTCACTGAAAATGCCCTATACCTTGCCCGCCCTGTCGTATGCCTATGACGCCCTGGAGCCGCACATCGATGCCGCGACCATGGAGATCCACCACACCAAGCATCACCAGACCTACATCACCAACGTCAACGCCGCCATCGAAGGTACCGAGTACGCCGAATGGCCGGTGGAAAAGCTGGTGGCCTCGGTCAAGCAGCTGCCGGAAAACCTGCGTGGCGCCGTTACCAATCACGGTGGCGGACATGCCAACCACAGCCTGTTCTGGGAAGTCATGTCGCCCAATGGCGGCGGTCAGCCCCAGGGCAGCGTTGGCCAGGCCATCGATGCCGAACTGGGCGGGTTCGACGCGTTCAAGGAAGCCTTCACCAAAGCTGCCCTGAGTCGCTTCGGCAGCGGCTGGGCCTGGCTCAGCGTCACGCCTGAGAAGAAGCTGGTCGTGGAGAGCAGCGGTAACCAGGACAGCCCATTGATGAATGGCAACACGCCCATCCTGGGGCTCGATATCTGGGAGCATGCCTACTACCTCAAGTATCAGAACCGTCGGCCGGAATACATCAATGCGTTCTACAACGTGGTCGACTGGGCCAATGTCGAGAAGCGCTACCAAGCCGCGCTGAGCTGAGTCTGGCCATGGGATCACAGACCTTCGCGCTGGCCAGTGTTCGCCGTTTTCGTCTGGCACTGGGCACGGTGTTGCTGCTGGCCGGCGCAGCTCTGCTGGTGGGCGAGCTGCTGGACTGGCTCGACCTCGAACCGCGTATCCTGCGTGCACTCGAGGGCGGTGCCATCTGCGCCTTGGGCACCGCCCTGGGCGCCGTTCCGGTACTGGTCATCCGCAGCATGCCCGTCGCGGTGGCCGATACGTTGCTGGGTTTCGGTGCCGGCGTGATGCTCGCCGCCACCGCGTTCTCGCTGATCATCCCCGGCCTGGATGCGGCAGCGGCGATCGGTTTCTCGCGCTGGGGTGCCGGCGCCCTGATGAGCCTGGGCATCATGTCCGGAGCATTCTGCCTGTACCTGGTGGACAGGAGGGTATCCGGCGTTACTCCGGATTACCTGGTGGGCACGACGCAACAGCCGGTGATCCCGGCACGCATCTGGATCTTCGTGATTGCCATCATCGCTCACAACATCCCGGAAGGCATGGCCGTCGGCGTTTCGGCAGGCGGCGGCATGCACGACGCCGACAGTCTGGCGATGGGCATCGCCTTGCAGGATGTGCCCGAAGGGCTGGTGATCGCATTGGTTCTGGCCGGGGCAGGCATGGCGCGCTACAAGGCTTTCCTGATTGGTGCCGCATCCGGGCTGGTGGAGCCGGTGTTTGCGGTACTGTGTGCCTGGCTGGTACGCATGGGCGAGCTGCTGCTACCTCTGGGCCTGGCCTTTGCGGCTGGCGCCATGCTGCTGGTCGTGACCCACGAAATCATTCCCGAATCACGCAGCAACGGCCATCACAAGCTGGCAAGCCTGGGCCTGTGTGTCGGTTTCTGTCTGATGATGGTCATGGACACCGCGTTGTCTTGAATCTGGTACCTGGGTGGTGGACAGCTCGATGGCCTCCACCCCGGTTCCGACGCTTGGCCACTGGCTTGGCTTACTCGCCTTCGTCGAACTTGTCGTTGATCAACTTGACGATGGCGTCCAGCGCTTCCTGATCCTGCTCGCCTTCGGTGTGCAAGTGAATGGTGGTGCCTTTGCCGGCTGCCAACATCATCACACCCATGATGCTTTTGCCATCGACCAGCGACTCTGGCGAGCGACCCACACGCACCTGACAGGGATAGCGTCCAGCGACGCCGACGAATTTTGCCGCGGCGCGGGCGTGCAGGCCGAGCTTGTTGATGATTTCTACTTGGAGGGCGGGCATTGCGCGGGGGATCCTTTCAGCTGAGGTCGCGATGGCGAACCTGGACGTTCTTGAGCGACTGCTGCAGCAATCGGCCCAGGCGCTCGGTCAAGTATACCGAGCGATGGTGCCCGCCTGTACAGCCAATGGCGATCGTCACGTAGGCGCGGCTGCTGGCAGCGAAGCGGGGCAGCCATTTGAGCAGGTAAGAGGAGATGTCCTGATACATCTCTTCGACGTCCGGCTGCGCTGCCAGGTATTCGGCGACCGGCGCATCGAGCCCGGACTGTTCGCGCAATTCCGGCTTCCAGTACGGGTTGGGCAGGCAGCGCACGTCGAACACCAGGTCGGCGTCTATCGGCATGCCCCGCTTGAAGCCGAACGATTCCACCAGAAACGCGGTGCCCGGCTCCGGCTTGTTCAACAGCCGT contains:
- a CDS encoding superoxide dismutase, with amino-acid sequence MPYTLPALSYAYDALEPHIDAATMEIHHTKHHQTYITNVNAAIEGTEYAEWPVEKLVASVKQLPENLRGAVTNHGGGHANHSLFWEVMSPNGGGQPQGSVGQAIDAELGGFDAFKEAFTKAALSRFGSGWAWLSVTPEKKLVVESSGNQDSPLMNGNTPILGLDIWEHAYYLKYQNRRPEYINAFYNVVDWANVEKRYQAALS
- a CDS encoding HPr family phosphocarrier protein, whose amino-acid sequence is MPALQVEIINKLGLHARAAAKFVGVAGRYPCQVRVGRSPESLVDGKSIMGVMMLAAGKGTTIHLHTEGEQDQEALDAIVKLINDKFDEGE
- a CDS encoding ZIP family metal transporter, giving the protein MGSQTFALASVRRFRLALGTVLLLAGAALLVGELLDWLDLEPRILRALEGGAICALGTALGAVPVLVIRSMPVAVADTLLGFGAGVMLAATAFSLIIPGLDAAAAIGFSRWGAGALMSLGIMSGAFCLYLVDRRVSGVTPDYLVGTTQQPVIPARIWIFVIAIIAHNIPEGMAVGVSAGGGMHDADSLAMGIALQDVPEGLVIALVLAGAGMARYKAFLIGAASGLVEPVFAVLCAWLVRMGELLLPLGLAFAAGAMLLVVTHEIIPESRSNGHHKLASLGLCVGFCLMMVMDTALS